One window of Hypanus sabinus isolate sHypSab1 chromosome 18, sHypSab1.hap1, whole genome shotgun sequence genomic DNA carries:
- the cdk9 gene encoding cyclin-dependent kinase 9 encodes MARCPDGGMGVRLSADMVKYYEVLDFQFCDEVAKYEKMAKIGQGTFGEVFKARHRQTGKKVALKKVLMENEKEGFPITALREIKILQLLKHENVVNLIEICRTKATQYNRYKGSIYLVFDFCEHDLAGLLSNANVKFTLAEIKKVMQMLLNGLYYIHRNKILHRDMKAANVLITRDGVLKLADFGLARAFSLAKNSQPNRYTNRVVTLWYRPPELLLGERDYGPPIDLWGAGCIMAEMWTRSPIMQGNTEQHQLTLISQLCGSITAEVWPNVDKYELYQKLELPKGQKRKVKDRLKAYVKDPYALDLIDKLLVLDPTQRIDSDDALNHDFFWTDPMPSDLKNMLSTHNQSMFEYLAPPRRRGSHMPQQSTNQNKNPAAANQTEFDRVF; translated from the exons ATGGCGCGGTGCCCGGACGGCGGCATGGGGGTCCGGCTCAGCGCCGATATGGTCAAGTATTATGAGGTGTTAGATTTCCAGTTCTGCGATGAGGTGGCGAAGTACGAGAAGATGGCGAAGATCGGACAGGGGACCTTCGG GGAGGTGTTCAAAGCACGTCATCGGCAGACAGGGAAAAAAGTGGCTTTGAAGAAAGTTCTCATGGAAAATGAAAAGGAAGGG TTTCCTATCACGGCGTTGAGAGAAATAAAAATCCTGCAACTACTGAAGCATGAAAATGTGGTGAATCTTATTGAGATCTGCCGCACCAAAG CCACGCAGTATAATCGCTACAAGGGCAGCATCTATCTGGTATTTGACTTCTGCGAGCATGACCTGGCTGGACTGCTCAGCAATGCGAACGTGAAGTTCACTTTGGCAGAAATCAAGAAGGTGATGCAGATGCTGCTGAATGGGCTCTACTACATCCATCGGAACAAG ATCCTGCACCGAGATATGAAGGCAGCCAATGTTCTGATCACTCGGGACGGTGTGTTGAAACTGGCCGACTTTGGTCTGGCTCGAGCATTTAGTCTTGCCAAGAATAGCCAGCCAAATCGCTACACCAATAGGGTGGTAACCCTGTGGTACCGTCCACCAGAGCTCCTGCTAG GTGAGCGAGACTACGGACCGCCTATTGATCTTTGGGgtgctggttgcatcatggccgaGATGTGGACACGGAGTCCAATAATGCAGGGCAACACAGAACAACACCAGTTAACATTGATCAGTCAGCTCTGTGGCTCCATTACAGCAGAG GTTTGGCCTAATGTTGATAAGTATGAACTGTACCAAAAGTTGGAATTACCTAAAGGACAGAAGAGGAAAGTTAAAGACCGGTTAAAAGCCTATGTAAAGGACCCTTATGCGCTGGACCTAATTGACAAGTTGCTTGTCCTTGACCCGACCCAGAGGATTGACAGTGATGATGCACTGAACCACGATTTCTTCTGGACTGACCCGATGCCTTCTGACCTTAAGAACATGCTCTCAACCCACAACCAATCAATGTTTGAATATTTAGCCCCTCCCAGGAGGCGTGGCAGTCACATGCCTCAGCAGTCAACCAATCAGAACAAGAATCCTGCTGCCGCCAACCAGACGGAATTCGATCGCGTATTTTGA